In one Mucilaginibacter ginsenosidivorax genomic region, the following are encoded:
- a CDS encoding sodium:solute symporter family protein — protein MKLHLVDIAIIVLYLLSTIFIGLWYRKKARENKESYMLGGKSLPWYKLGLSDASDMFDISGTMWMVSLCFVYGMKSIWIPWLWPVFNQVFLMMYLSRWLRRSNAATGAEWLATRFGKTGTWVAASQMVVIAFALLSCFGFLAYGFIGLGKFIEIFIPWDLVKSYVPFNVAPQYVPHVYGIIFTLFAMFYSILGGMHSIVLGDMVKYGVMTVACIWIGFIAAHKLTDHSLNVPDGWFSPFFGTHLNMNWSGIITEVNKKIKDDGYSLFGLFFMMMTFKGFFAALAGPAPNYDMQKILSTRSPEDASKMSGFVNIVLLPIRYSLIVSLTILGLIYYHQMNLKDATGDIDFERILPAVINNFLPAGLVGLLLAGLLGAFMSTFSGTMNAAQAYIVNDIYLKYVNPAASNKNTITMNYLVGIIVVAIGVILGFFAHNVNTVLQWIVSALYGGYVASNVLKWHWWRFNAGGFFWGMLSGILSAMVFSLYISNNELLYWFPVLFLISLAGSVIGSLATEPTDIVVLKAFYSNVRPWGFWEPVKKLVMADDESFAPNKNFKLNMFNVVIGTITQLCLTILPMYLILNQKLPLAVTIGLLAITMLILKKTWWNKLKEY, from the coding sequence ATGAAGCTACACTTAGTAGATATCGCCATCATCGTTCTGTACCTGCTGAGCACCATTTTTATTGGTTTATGGTACCGTAAAAAAGCCCGCGAAAACAAGGAAAGTTACATGCTTGGCGGCAAGTCGCTGCCCTGGTACAAGCTGGGTTTAAGCGATGCCTCGGATATGTTTGATATCAGCGGCACCATGTGGATGGTAAGCCTGTGCTTTGTATACGGCATGAAAAGCATCTGGATACCATGGTTATGGCCCGTATTTAACCAGGTGTTTTTGATGATGTACCTGTCGCGCTGGCTGCGCCGTTCCAATGCTGCAACCGGCGCCGAATGGCTGGCCACCCGTTTTGGTAAAACGGGCACCTGGGTGGCGGCCTCACAAATGGTAGTCATCGCCTTTGCGTTGTTAAGTTGTTTTGGTTTCCTGGCTTACGGGTTCATCGGGCTGGGTAAATTCATCGAAATATTTATCCCCTGGGACTTGGTGAAAAGCTATGTGCCCTTTAACGTGGCCCCGCAATATGTACCGCATGTTTATGGTATCATATTCACGTTGTTTGCCATGTTTTATTCCATTTTAGGCGGAATGCATAGCATTGTTTTGGGCGACATGGTTAAGTATGGCGTGATGACGGTTGCCTGTATCTGGATAGGGTTCATCGCTGCCCATAAACTGACCGACCATAGCCTCAATGTACCCGATGGTTGGTTTAGTCCGTTTTTTGGCACCCACCTGAATATGAACTGGTCGGGCATTATTACCGAGGTAAACAAAAAGATAAAAGACGATGGCTACTCGCTTTTCGGGTTGTTTTTTATGATGATGACCTTCAAGGGCTTTTTCGCGGCCCTGGCGGGGCCTGCACCCAATTATGATATGCAGAAGATATTGTCAACCCGCTCGCCCGAGGATGCCAGTAAAATGAGCGGTTTTGTCAATATTGTTTTGCTGCCCATCAGGTATTCGCTCATTGTAAGCCTCACCATTTTAGGTTTAATCTACTATCACCAAATGAACCTGAAGGATGCCACCGGCGATATCGATTTTGAACGGATATTACCGGCAGTTATCAATAATTTTTTACCGGCTGGTCTTGTAGGCCTGTTGCTGGCCGGTTTATTAGGCGCCTTCATGAGCACCTTTAGCGGCACCATGAACGCGGCACAGGCATATATAGTTAACGATATATACCTCAAATACGTTAACCCGGCTGCATCCAACAAAAACACTATCACCATGAATTACCTGGTGGGCATCATTGTGGTAGCTATAGGGGTTATCCTTGGCTTTTTTGCACATAACGTAAATACGGTGCTGCAATGGATCGTTTCGGCACTATATGGGGGCTATGTAGCATCAAACGTATTAAAGTGGCATTGGTGGCGCTTTAATGCCGGCGGCTTTTTCTGGGGAATGCTTTCAGGCATTTTGTCGGCAATGGTATTCTCTTTGTATATATCCAATAACGAATTATTGTACTGGTTCCCGGTATTGTTCCTTATCTCGCTGGCCGGTTCGGTTATAGGATCGCTGGCAACGGAGCCTACAGATATAGTGGTGTTAAAGGCCTTCTACAGCAACGTACGTCCCTGGGGTTTTTGGGAGCCGGTAAAAAAACTGGTAATGGCCGATGACGAAAGTTTTGCACCCAATAAAAACTTTAAGCTTAACATGTTCAACGTAGTTATAGGTACAATTACCCAGCTATGCCTCACTATATTGCCCATGTACCTTATCCTCAACCAAAAACTGCCTTTGGCGGTTACCATAGGCTTACTGGCAATCACGATGCTGATCCTGAAAAAAACCTGGTGGAATAAACTAAAAGAATATTGA
- a CDS encoding glycoside hydrolase family 130 protein: protein MTPEFKQRLALLQQEQQQLINQPNQVAGTGNGVFNRYKNPVLTAAHTPINWRYDLNPETNPYLMERFGINAAFNAGAIKFNNKYLMVVRVEGADRKSFFAVAESADGVSNFTFWDYPINLPQTREPDTNVYDMRLTLHQDGYIYGLFCTERRDPAAPAYDQSMAIAACGITRTKDMLNWERLPDLKTNSPQQRNVVLHPEFVHGKYALYTRPQDGFISAGTGGGIGFGLAETMENAVIDQETIIDNKNYHTVYEAKNGQGPTPIKTDRGWLHLAHGVRNTAAGLRYVLYMFMTDLNDLTKVLHKPGGYLLAPEGGERIGDVSNVVFCNGWIADEDGSVYIYYASSDTRMHVATTTVDKLIDYVVNTPADGFKSSTSVDAIYGIIDRNKEIA from the coding sequence ATGACCCCTGAATTTAAACAAAGGCTGGCCCTGCTACAACAAGAACAGCAACAACTCATAAACCAGCCAAACCAGGTAGCCGGTACCGGCAATGGTGTTTTTAACCGCTATAAAAACCCGGTGCTTACCGCCGCACATACCCCCATCAACTGGCGGTATGATTTGAATCCCGAAACCAATCCGTACCTGATGGAGCGCTTTGGCATTAACGCCGCGTTTAATGCCGGGGCTATTAAATTCAATAACAAATACCTGATGGTGGTTAGGGTAGAGGGGGCAGACCGTAAATCGTTTTTTGCTGTAGCCGAAAGCGCTGATGGCGTCAGCAATTTTACTTTTTGGGATTACCCAATCAACCTGCCACAAACCCGGGAGCCGGATACCAATGTGTATGATATGCGCCTTACCCTGCACCAGGATGGCTACATATACGGCTTGTTTTGTACCGAAAGACGCGACCCGGCCGCCCCGGCTTATGATCAATCAATGGCCATAGCGGCCTGCGGTATAACCCGTACCAAAGATATGTTGAATTGGGAGCGCCTGCCCGATTTGAAAACCAACTCGCCCCAGCAACGCAACGTGGTATTGCACCCCGAGTTTGTGCATGGAAAATACGCCCTGTACACCCGTCCGCAGGATGGTTTTATCAGCGCGGGTACCGGCGGCGGCATCGGCTTTGGCTTAGCCGAAACAATGGAAAATGCTGTAATAGACCAGGAAACCATCATCGATAATAAAAACTACCATACTGTTTACGAAGCCAAAAACGGGCAAGGCCCAACACCCATTAAGACCGACAGGGGCTGGCTGCACCTGGCACATGGTGTACGTAACACTGCTGCCGGCCTGCGTTATGTACTGTACATGTTTATGACCGACCTAAATGACCTGACCAAAGTTTTGCACAAACCAGGAGGGTATTTGTTGGCACCCGAGGGTGGGGAACGTATTGGCGATGTATCAAACGTGGTTTTTTGCAACGGTTGGATTGCCGATGAAGATGGTTCGGTGTATATTTACTATGCATCGTCAGATACCCGTATGCACGTGGCTACCACTACGGTTGATAAGTTGATTGACTATGTAGTGAATACACCGGCAGATGGCTTTAAGTCGTCAACTTCGGTAGATGCAATTTATGGGATTATTGATAGGAATAAAGAGATCGCTTAG
- a CDS encoding AGE family epimerase/isomerase: MKIHIYRDGPEILLPILQAELIAELDNIVTYWQKYTPDETHGGFLGRVDNNNNATAHAPKGSVLNARILWSFSAAFNLQHDDAALQMAHRAYEYICRYFIDPEFGGVYWLVDYKGEKLDTKKQVYASAFTIYALTEYYKASGLQEARDRAISLYHLLVKKSYHADKTGYMEAFTRDWQPIADLRLSAKDANEKKTMNTHLHVLEAYTNLYRIWPDKKLRIQIQTLIGNFFDHFINPETNHLVLFFDEDWNQKSATVSYGHDIEATWLLLEAAEIINDIEWEEDIEEICIQVADATIEGLDTDGGLWYEYEPAEDRLVKEKHWWVQAEAMVGFFNAWQISRDQKYLDIVVKNWAFVKDKILDHQNGEWFWGLKADGGIMPGEDKVGQWKCPYHNSRACIQIIKRINHSTII; the protein is encoded by the coding sequence ATGAAAATACATATATACAGGGATGGCCCCGAAATACTATTGCCTATTCTCCAGGCCGAGCTTATCGCCGAGTTGGATAACATAGTTACCTACTGGCAAAAATATACACCCGACGAAACGCACGGCGGCTTTTTAGGTCGGGTAGATAACAACAATAATGCTACCGCCCATGCACCCAAAGGGTCCGTATTAAACGCAAGGATACTGTGGAGCTTTTCGGCGGCTTTTAACCTGCAACATGATGATGCAGCGTTGCAAATGGCGCACCGGGCTTATGAGTACATCTGCAGGTATTTTATCGATCCTGAATTTGGCGGGGTATACTGGTTGGTTGATTATAAAGGCGAAAAATTGGATACCAAAAAACAGGTGTATGCCAGTGCATTTACCATTTACGCGCTGACTGAATACTATAAGGCTTCGGGCTTACAGGAAGCCAGGGATCGGGCTATCAGCCTATATCATTTACTGGTTAAAAAAAGCTATCATGCTGACAAAACGGGCTATATGGAGGCCTTTACCCGCGACTGGCAGCCCATTGCCGACCTGCGGCTGAGCGCTAAGGATGCCAACGAAAAAAAGACCATGAACACCCATTTGCATGTATTGGAAGCTTACACCAACCTATACCGCATTTGGCCGGATAAGAAGCTGAGGATTCAAATACAAACGTTGATAGGCAATTTTTTTGATCATTTTATCAACCCGGAAACCAATCACCTGGTGTTATTTTTTGATGAAGACTGGAACCAAAAATCAGCCACTGTATCATACGGGCATGATATTGAAGCTACCTGGCTTTTGCTGGAAGCCGCCGAAATAATAAATGACATTGAATGGGAAGAAGATATTGAAGAAATTTGCATACAGGTAGCCGACGCTACCATTGAAGGTTTGGACACAGACGGCGGCTTATGGTACGAATATGAACCAGCCGAAGATCGCCTGGTTAAAGAAAAACATTGGTGGGTACAAGCGGAGGCGATGGTAGGTTTTTTTAATGCGTGGCAGATAAGCCGGGATCAGAAATACCTCGATATAGTTGTAAAAAACTGGGCATTTGTAAAAGATAAGATCCTCGATCATCAAAATGGCGAATGGTTTTGGGGACTAAAAGCCGATGGCGGTATAATGCCCGGCGAAGATAAAGTTGGCCAGTGGAAATGCCCCTATCACAATAGCCGGGCTTGTATACAGATTATTAAACGAATTAACCATAGTACTATCATATGA
- a CDS encoding glycoside hydrolase family 27 protein codes for MKIYKQLTAVVLLSIGACGNAIAQTSDAAAPVAIAKDASNKAGNLAPTPPMGWNTWNTFQTNIDEPLLKGMVDAYVSSGMRDAGYKYFVLDDGWMTMERDKNGDLVADPKKFPNGMKAFADYVHSRGLKFGIYNCAGSKTCAGYPGSRGHEYQDARLYASYGVDFLKYDWCNTDSLNAREAYITMSQALKASGREITFSLCEWGNHQPWLWAGGVGELYRTTGDITASFDTDKHHGTWTALSVMSIVDKQPAIAKYNGPNHWNDPDMLEVGNGMSFNEDKAHFSLWCMLAAPLAAGNDLRKMSPQTQSILTNKAAIAIDQDALGIAASRIYQADSLEVWAKPLANNEVAICFLNRSASTKQVTYNWNDHAVKNEANHIDIDFTKASYKLHDIWANKDMGTTKKEFKQTLAGHSVIVVRLAKL; via the coding sequence ATGAAAATATATAAACAATTAACGGCTGTTGTACTGCTAAGTATTGGAGCTTGCGGAAACGCGATAGCCCAAACATCCGATGCCGCGGCCCCTGTCGCGATAGCAAAAGATGCCTCAAATAAAGCCGGTAATTTGGCGCCAACGCCGCCTATGGGCTGGAATACCTGGAACACTTTCCAGACTAATATTGACGAACCATTGCTGAAAGGCATGGTTGATGCCTACGTATCATCGGGCATGCGCGATGCCGGTTATAAGTATTTTGTGCTGGATGATGGCTGGATGACCATGGAACGCGATAAAAACGGCGACCTGGTGGCCGACCCTAAAAAGTTTCCGAACGGCATGAAAGCCTTTGCCGATTATGTGCACTCCAGGGGGCTTAAGTTTGGTATTTACAATTGTGCAGGCAGCAAAACCTGCGCCGGTTACCCCGGCAGCCGCGGGCATGAATACCAGGATGCCCGTTTATATGCATCGTACGGTGTTGATTTTTTAAAGTACGATTGGTGCAATACCGATAGCCTGAATGCACGCGAAGCTTATATCACCATGAGCCAGGCGCTAAAAGCATCGGGCCGGGAAATTACGTTTAGCCTTTGCGAATGGGGCAACCACCAACCATGGCTTTGGGCAGGCGGCGTGGGCGAACTTTATCGTACCACCGGTGATATTACCGCCAGTTTTGATACGGATAAACACCACGGCACCTGGACGGCACTTAGCGTGATGTCTATAGTAGATAAACAACCCGCCATTGCCAAATATAATGGTCCCAACCACTGGAATGACCCCGATATGCTGGAAGTAGGCAACGGTATGAGTTTTAACGAGGATAAAGCACATTTCTCGCTTTGGTGTATGCTGGCTGCCCCCTTAGCCGCCGGTAACGATCTGCGCAAAATGTCGCCCCAAACACAGTCAATCCTGACTAATAAAGCAGCCATCGCTATTGACCAGGATGCATTGGGTATTGCCGCATCGCGTATTTACCAGGCCGATAGTTTAGAGGTTTGGGCAAAGCCGCTGGCTAATAATGAGGTTGCTATTTGCTTTTTAAACAGATCGGCATCTACAAAGCAGGTAACTTATAACTGGAATGACCATGCTGTAAAGAACGAGGCCAATCATATCGATATAGATTTTACAAAAGCATCATACAAGTTGCACGATATCTGGGCGAATAAGGATATGGGAACTACTAAAAAGGAATTTAAGCAAACCTTAGCAGGTCATAGCGTAATTGTGGTGAGGCTGGCGAAGTTGTAG
- a CDS encoding Rpn family recombination-promoting nuclease/putative transposase yields MPDYKPPVTGKYIDPLVDFAFKKIFGNEPNKDLLIAFLNEVFRGRKHIVDLVYNKNEHPGDLRDEGSAIFDLLCTGDKGERFIIEIQRGRQGYFKERALFYTSRLISNQAPKGKRSEWAYNLTEVYLVALLEDFTLAASPAHEYLHDICLCNRHTGEIFYDKLGYTYIELINFVKTEAELETDLDRWLYVLKHLSQMNKIPAYLRKPIFEKLFSIAEYTNLTKEEKEMYDSSLKYKWDNKNVLDYAVKEGMEKGIAQGIEKGISQGIEKGKLEEAMAIARELKKEGLAIEFIAKITKLSIEEIEKL; encoded by the coding sequence ATGCCTGATTATAAACCGCCTGTCACCGGAAAATATATTGATCCTTTAGTTGATTTTGCCTTTAAGAAAATATTTGGCAACGAGCCTAATAAAGATTTGCTGATAGCTTTTTTAAATGAAGTGTTCAGGGGGCGCAAGCATATTGTCGACTTGGTTTATAACAAAAATGAGCACCCCGGGGATTTAAGGGATGAAGGGTCAGCCATATTCGATTTGTTGTGTACAGGTGATAAAGGCGAGCGTTTTATAATAGAAATACAACGTGGCAGGCAAGGCTACTTTAAAGAAAGAGCGTTGTTTTATACCAGCCGGCTCATAAGCAACCAGGCACCCAAAGGAAAGCGCAGCGAATGGGCTTATAACCTTACGGAGGTGTACCTGGTTGCCTTGCTGGAAGATTTTACGCTGGCAGCAAGCCCTGCACATGAATACCTGCATGATATTTGCCTGTGTAACAGGCATACGGGTGAAATATTTTACGATAAATTAGGCTACACTTATATTGAATTGATTAATTTTGTAAAGACGGAGGCCGAACTGGAAACCGACCTTGACAGATGGCTATATGTTTTAAAGCACCTTAGCCAAATGAATAAGATCCCGGCTTACCTGCGGAAACCCATATTTGAAAAATTATTCAGTATTGCAGAATATACTAATCTGACAAAGGAGGAAAAAGAGATGTACGATAGTAGCTTAAAATACAAGTGGGATAATAAAAACGTGTTGGATTATGCCGTGAAAGAAGGTATGGAAAAAGGCATAGCACAAGGTATAGAAAAAGGTATATCACAAGGCATAGAAAAAGGTAAACTTGAAGAAGCTATGGCCATTGCACGTGAACTTAAAAAAGAAGGCTTAGCCATTGAATTTATTGCAAAAATCACTAAACTTTCTATCGAAGAAATAGAAAAACTCTAA
- the nhaA gene encoding Na+/H+ antiporter NhaA — protein sequence MRKKLPIDKITEPASKFIHQEHTSGIVLFIGVLVAIIWVNSPFAHSYHQLWDIKVSLGFGNHALNHPLHLWINDGLMAVFFFVIGLELKREFMAGELSTIKKASLPMVAALGGMVVPALIYFFINKGSASEHGWGIPMATDIAFALALLSVAGKHIPSSVKVFLSALAVADDLGAVLVIAIFYSSHIDFAPLTIGVCLLTILLIGNKLGIRSIIFYLVIGFAVWVAFLLSGVHATIAGVMVAFTIPARTRINEKNYAESLRKLLVAFEAQIPNNSTLTTPEQHHTIEKIKKMTTDAETPLQKVEYGLHPWVAFVVMPLFALANAGIIIGADFFSSLLNPVSLGVMIGLVAGKFIGVLSATWLMVKFGAQLPANSTWKQITGVALLAGVGFTMSLFISGLAFSHVEMVDQAKYGILLASLLAGVFGAVVLKRS from the coding sequence ATGCGAAAAAAACTACCTATAGATAAAATTACCGAGCCGGCAAGTAAGTTCATACACCAGGAGCATACCAGCGGTATTGTGCTTTTTATAGGTGTTTTGGTAGCTATAATCTGGGTAAACTCGCCGTTTGCTCATTCGTACCATCAACTTTGGGATATTAAAGTATCATTGGGTTTTGGCAATCACGCACTTAATCACCCGCTGCACTTGTGGATTAATGATGGGCTAATGGCCGTGTTCTTTTTTGTGATTGGCCTGGAGTTGAAACGCGAGTTTATGGCCGGCGAGTTATCGACCATAAAAAAAGCTTCCCTGCCCATGGTAGCCGCTTTGGGCGGAATGGTAGTGCCCGCCCTGATATACTTTTTCATCAACAAAGGCTCAGCATCCGAACATGGCTGGGGCATCCCTATGGCTACGGATATAGCGTTCGCGCTGGCATTGTTATCTGTTGCAGGCAAACATATTCCATCATCGGTTAAGGTGTTTTTATCTGCATTGGCAGTGGCCGATGATTTGGGCGCTGTATTGGTGATAGCCATTTTTTACAGCTCGCATATCGATTTTGCACCCTTAACTATTGGTGTATGCCTGTTAACCATACTGCTTATCGGCAATAAGCTGGGTATCCGCAGTATTATATTTTACCTGGTGATAGGTTTTGCGGTATGGGTAGCCTTTTTGCTTTCGGGTGTGCATGCTACCATTGCAGGTGTAATGGTGGCGTTTACCATCCCCGCCCGTACGCGCATTAACGAAAAAAACTATGCTGAAAGCCTGCGCAAACTTTTGGTGGCCTTTGAGGCGCAAATTCCCAATAACAGCACACTTACCACTCCAGAGCAACATCATACCATTGAAAAAATAAAAAAAATGACTACCGATGCCGAAACCCCACTGCAAAAAGTAGAGTATGGGCTGCACCCCTGGGTAGCTTTTGTGGTGATGCCACTGTTCGCGCTGGCAAACGCGGGTATCATTATTGGGGCGGATTTCTTTTCGTCGTTACTCAATCCGGTAAGCCTGGGTGTGATGATTGGCCTGGTAGCAGGCAAATTCATAGGCGTACTATCGGCCACCTGGCTTATGGTAAAGTTTGGCGCCCAGCTCCCGGCAAACTCCACCTGGAAACAAATAACCGGCGTAGCCTTACTGGCCGGTGTTGGTTTTACCATGTCGCTTTTTATATCAGGCCTGGCATTTAGCCATGTTGAGATGGTTGATCAGGCTAAATATGGAATTTTATTGGCTTCGTTATTAGCGGGTGTTTTTGGGGCGGTAGTTTTGAAAAGATCGTAG
- a CDS encoding M1 family metallopeptidase, producing MINLKKLLPVALLLGSAMASAQITLPINTTLQKTYTKGTRTRSGAPGKNYWQNTANYSIKVNFDPKSLELSGTVGIEYINNSPDTLKKLGFKLYPNLYQKGAQRDAPISANDVSDGVKITSISLDNQPVDSTKLNIRGTNMSLRVKAINPKQKVHLDIAYAFMLNKTSHIRGGQVDPGAFFIAYFFPRVAVYDDIDGWNEFPYTGSQEFYNDFCHFNAEITVPGDYQVWATGNLKNADEVYNPKYVKLIAAAAAADKVTDIVTEADIAAGDITKKNATNTWKFEADSVTDLAFATSNHYIWKASSLVVDPKTNRRTRVDAVFNPAHKDYFAVVDYARKTVESMSYKFPKWPFPYPHETVFDGLAQMEYPMMVNDNPLENSEDAIELTDHEIFHTMFPFYMGINETKYAFMDEGWATIGEWLISPDIDPKITDLYGITAVENSAGSEQDVPIMTLTPALTGIAGFTDNYPKPGFGYLYVKEMLGDALFTKALHNYINLWHGKHPMPYDFFNCMNTGAGINMNWFWKNWFFDNGIPDLAISKVAHVAKKYTVTITSIGNKAVPVHLTIFYTDGSKQAVGTSIAAWAKGNKTTTLNFIAKGPITQITLGTTYDVDSDKSNNVWKP from the coding sequence ATGATCAACCTCAAAAAATTACTTCCGGTTGCTTTGCTTCTTGGTAGCGCAATGGCATCGGCACAAATAACCTTACCTATCAATACTACGCTGCAAAAAACATACACTAAAGGCACACGTACCCGGAGCGGCGCACCCGGCAAAAATTACTGGCAAAACACAGCCAACTACAGCATAAAAGTAAACTTCGACCCTAAAAGCCTGGAACTTAGCGGCACTGTTGGTATCGAATATATCAACAACAGTCCTGATACGCTTAAAAAACTTGGCTTTAAACTGTACCCCAACCTGTATCAAAAAGGAGCCCAGCGGGATGCTCCCATATCAGCAAATGATGTAAGTGATGGTGTTAAAATAACATCGATCAGTTTGGATAATCAGCCGGTTGATAGCACAAAACTTAACATCAGGGGTACCAATATGTCGTTACGGGTTAAAGCCATCAACCCGAAACAAAAAGTACATTTGGATATTGCTTATGCATTCATGCTCAACAAAACATCGCATATCCGCGGCGGGCAGGTTGATCCGGGAGCGTTTTTTATTGCTTACTTTTTTCCACGGGTGGCTGTTTATGATGATATAGACGGTTGGAATGAATTTCCGTACACTGGTTCGCAGGAGTTTTATAACGATTTTTGCCACTTTAACGCCGAAATTACCGTTCCCGGCGATTACCAGGTATGGGCAACCGGCAATCTGAAAAATGCAGATGAAGTTTACAACCCCAAATATGTAAAACTGATAGCCGCCGCAGCAGCCGCCGATAAAGTGACAGATATTGTTACCGAAGCTGATATAGCCGCAGGCGATATCACCAAAAAGAATGCTACCAACACCTGGAAATTTGAAGCCGACAGTGTTACCGACCTGGCCTTTGCTACCAGTAACCACTATATATGGAAAGCCAGCAGCCTGGTAGTCGATCCGAAAACAAACAGGCGCACACGTGTAGATGCTGTATTTAACCCGGCACATAAGGATTACTTCGCGGTGGTAGATTACGCCCGCAAAACGGTGGAATCCATGAGCTATAAATTCCCGAAATGGCCTTTCCCCTACCCGCACGAAACCGTTTTTGATGGCCTTGCCCAAATGGAGTACCCCATGATGGTGAATGACAACCCGCTGGAAAATAGCGAAGACGCGATAGAATTAACCGACCATGAAATTTTCCATACCATGTTCCCTTTTTACATGGGTATAAACGAAACCAAGTATGCTTTTATGGACGAAGGCTGGGCCACCATTGGCGAATGGCTTATCAGCCCCGATATCGACCCTAAAATAACCGATCTGTATGGCATCACAGCCGTCGAAAACTCGGCAGGCAGCGAGCAGGATGTACCTATCATGACGCTTACCCCGGCGCTTACAGGCATTGCAGGCTTCACCGATAACTACCCTAAACCTGGCTTTGGCTACCTGTACGTAAAGGAAATGCTTGGCGATGCACTTTTTACCAAAGCGCTGCACAACTATATTAACCTGTGGCATGGCAAGCACCCCATGCCTTATGATTTTTTTAATTGCATGAACACCGGCGCGGGCATTAACATGAACTGGTTTTGGAAAAACTGGTTCTTTGATAACGGCATCCCCGACCTGGCCATTAGCAAAGTAGCGCATGTAGCAAAAAAATATACGGTTACCATTACCAGCATCGGGAATAAGGCGGTGCCGGTACACTTAACTATATTTTACACAGACGGCAGCAAACAGGCAGTGGGAACCAGCATAGCCGCATGGGCAAAGGGCAATAAAACAACAACACTTAATTTTATAGCCAAAGGCCCTATAACACAAATTACTTTAGGAACTACCTATGATGTAGATTCGGATAAGAGTAATAATGTTTGGAAACCGTGA
- a CDS encoding NUDIX hydrolase — MLTREELIEYSDEARKNYLEHISIDCVVFGFHEGQMKVLLLKNIGEEKWYLPGGFVLKREPIEMAANRILKERTGLDQIFLQQFHVFGDPDRSKVHNDMYDGMLPPEKNWFSGRFLTIGYYALVDFFEVTPQADRFSELCGWRDMDDMPKLELDHELIFKTALDTLRLQLNYQPIGYNLMPKEFTMPELQKLYETILDKKLDRRNFQRRILGFGILNRAEQPRKGGAHKAPYLYSFDLEGYKHALTEGFKGGW, encoded by the coding sequence ATGTTGACCAGAGAAGAACTTATTGAGTATAGCGACGAGGCCCGTAAAAACTACCTTGAGCATATTTCTATTGATTGTGTTGTTTTTGGCTTTCACGAAGGCCAGATGAAAGTACTGTTGCTAAAAAATATTGGCGAAGAAAAATGGTACCTACCGGGCGGCTTTGTGCTTAAGCGCGAACCTATTGAAATGGCTGCCAACCGGATATTAAAAGAACGTACCGGTCTCGACCAGATATTTCTGCAACAATTTCACGTTTTTGGCGATCCCGACAGGTCAAAAGTTCATAATGATATGTACGATGGGATGTTGCCCCCTGAAAAAAACTGGTTCTCGGGTCGTTTTTTAACAATAGGTTATTACGCGCTTGTCGATTTTTTTGAAGTAACACCACAGGCCGATCGCTTCTCGGAATTATGCGGCTGGCGGGATATGGATGATATGCCCAAACTTGAACTTGACCACGAACTGATATTTAAAACCGCTTTAGATACCCTGCGTTTGCAATTAAACTATCAGCCTATTGGTTATAACCTGATGCCAAAGGAGTTTACCATGCCCGAGCTGCAAAAACTATACGAAACCATCCTTGATAAAAAGCTGGACCGCCGCAACTTTCAGCGCCGGATTTTGGGCTTTGGTATCCTTAACCGTGCCGAACAGCCCCGTAAGGGAGGTGCCCATAAAGCACCCTACCTATATTCGTTTGATTTAGAAGGTTATAAACACGCGCTTACAGAGGGCTTTAAAGGCGGATGGTAA